The Streptomyces sp. NBC_01775 genome includes a region encoding these proteins:
- a CDS encoding ABC transporter permease, which produces MILDRARRVLLVAGLPAVLLTAWWFATRDSTSVFWPPLADILRAFGPTWLEGRLTSDVVPSLLRLAAGYGAVIVVGVALGTAIGSSRVVREVLEPVLEFLRAVPAPVLVPVIMLFAGIDNTMKISVIAFGCVWPVLLNTVEGVRGVDEVLRDTGRTYRLGRLTTLTKLTLPGASPQIMTGARQALSIGIILMVISEMFAATNGLGFTTIQFQRTFAIPQMWTGIILLGIIGVLLSLLFKLAERRILHWYLGIRHTQRKA; this is translated from the coding sequence ATGATCCTCGATCGCGCACGTCGCGTCCTGCTCGTAGCGGGGCTTCCCGCCGTACTGCTGACGGCATGGTGGTTCGCCACACGCGACAGCACCAGTGTCTTCTGGCCTCCCCTTGCCGACATCCTGCGGGCCTTCGGTCCGACTTGGTTGGAAGGGCGCCTGACCAGCGACGTGGTGCCGAGTCTGCTCCGGCTCGCTGCCGGATACGGCGCAGTGATCGTGGTTGGTGTCGCCCTCGGCACGGCCATCGGGTCCTCACGCGTTGTGCGAGAGGTACTGGAACCGGTTCTCGAGTTCCTCCGGGCCGTACCGGCACCGGTGCTCGTCCCCGTCATCATGCTCTTCGCCGGCATCGACAACACGATGAAGATCTCTGTGATCGCGTTCGGGTGCGTATGGCCCGTCCTGCTGAACACCGTCGAAGGTGTCCGCGGCGTGGACGAGGTGCTGCGCGACACCGGCCGCACCTACCGGCTCGGGCGCCTGACCACGTTGACCAAGCTGACCTTGCCAGGCGCAAGCCCGCAGATCATGACCGGCGCCCGTCAGGCCTTGTCGATTGGCATCATCCTGATGGTCATCAGCGAGATGTTCGCGGCGACGAACGGCCTCGGCTTTACGACGATTCAATTCCAGCGCACGTTCGCGATCCCGCAGATGTGGACGGGCATCATCCTGCTGGGCATCATCGGGGTCCTCCTGTCGCTGCTGTTCAAGCTGGCGGAACGTCGCATCCTGCATTGGTACTTGGGAATCCGTCACACCCAGCGGAAGGCTTGA
- a CDS encoding ABC transporter permease, protein MTAAPLEKPSVVVAARRRRRWRPASAVRRGVLGLFLFVTLIEVVPRVGIVNADYLPPFSTVMEALSRQGATAEFWTALGETLLGWAIGFSIAMVAGVTLGIVIGSIAWLRDATASTIEFLRPIPSVALIPLAVLMFGTDMQATLLLVIYASFWQVLVQVLYGVQDVDPVARETARSYRFRPLTQVRTVIWPTALPYVMTGFRLAASVALILEITGELIIGTPGLGNRIGVAQSSGAAPAMYGLVIVAGLLGVLMNTVARSVQTRVLRWHPSVRGEHA, encoded by the coding sequence GTGACCGCTGCACCGTTGGAGAAACCGTCGGTCGTGGTGGCCGCGCGCCGACGTCGGCGTTGGCGGCCGGCGTCAGCTGTCAGGCGCGGCGTCCTCGGCCTTTTTCTCTTCGTGACGCTCATCGAGGTGGTGCCGCGCGTCGGCATCGTGAACGCTGATTACCTCCCGCCGTTCAGCACCGTGATGGAGGCTTTGTCGCGGCAGGGGGCGACCGCCGAGTTCTGGACGGCCCTTGGGGAGACGTTGCTGGGGTGGGCGATCGGGTTCTCGATCGCGATGGTCGCCGGCGTGACACTCGGCATCGTGATCGGAAGCATCGCGTGGTTGCGGGACGCGACCGCCTCGACCATCGAGTTCCTGCGCCCGATCCCGTCGGTGGCACTGATCCCCCTGGCGGTGCTCATGTTCGGCACCGACATGCAGGCCACCCTGCTGCTCGTCATCTACGCGTCGTTCTGGCAGGTGCTGGTGCAGGTACTGTACGGCGTCCAGGACGTGGACCCGGTGGCGCGGGAGACCGCACGTTCCTACCGGTTCCGTCCCCTCACCCAGGTGCGTACGGTGATCTGGCCGACGGCGCTGCCGTACGTGATGACCGGATTCCGTCTCGCGGCATCGGTCGCACTGATCCTCGAGATCACAGGTGAGCTCATCATCGGCACGCCAGGGCTGGGCAATCGCATCGGTGTCGCGCAGTCGTCCGGAGCCGCTCCCGCGATGTATGGACTGGTGATCGTGGCCGGTCTGCTCGGCGTACTGATGAACACAGTCGCGAGGTCTGTCCAGACGCGGGTGCTCCGGTGGCACCCCTCGGTCCGGGGGGAGCACGCATGA
- a CDS encoding cupin domain-containing protein yields MLTVIRGGSGQPSGLAEGTFTGEAWRDMLMSPVDGVAVGNVFFAPCSRTYWHSHVGGQLLMVLAGEGFVADENEAVIVRVGDMIWTPPGVRHWHGASSDRYMIHTAVTVGDTNWEGAVSDSEYAGSTG; encoded by the coding sequence ATGCTGACAGTGATTCGAGGCGGAAGCGGCCAGCCCTCAGGGCTCGCCGAGGGAACTTTCACCGGTGAAGCGTGGCGTGACATGCTCATGTCGCCGGTAGACGGCGTGGCCGTCGGCAACGTCTTCTTCGCGCCGTGCTCAAGGACCTACTGGCACTCCCATGTAGGTGGCCAGCTCCTGATGGTCCTCGCGGGAGAGGGGTTCGTAGCCGATGAGAACGAGGCCGTCATCGTCAGGGTGGGCGACATGATCTGGACGCCACCAGGTGTCCGGCACTGGCACGGGGCGTCGAGTGATCGATACATGATTCACACCGCAGTCACCGTGGGTGACACCAACTGGGAAGGCGCCGTCTCGGACTCGGAATACGCCGGCTCGACCGGCTGA
- a CDS encoding ABC transporter substrate-binding protein: MSVAACGGNSASTTGTGSGAGGLRKVVFGAAPVAPTGALQVGIDKGFFKEEGIEVEVKMVQGGAAVLPGVMAGNPQFSTSNATTLLTARDRGLGVKIISHWSSDRKPPQKGMYGVVVPKGSAIKSLTDLQGKKVAVNTLRGLGDFTVGEAVRKAGGNPDKINFVELAFPDMSAALKGGHVNAVWVPEPFLSRLLNDGSGRLVGYTTQESVPGLASYVFTSDRLQKSDPKLVAAVTRALNKTLEYAQDHTAEVQSAAAKITDIPKATLKASGMESFGTDLRKPQLEETAKLMQERGWIKNGPKAAADVLP; encoded by the coding sequence ATGTCAGTGGCGGCGTGCGGTGGAAACAGCGCGAGCACGACCGGCACCGGATCCGGTGCCGGTGGCCTCCGGAAGGTCGTCTTCGGTGCCGCGCCCGTGGCGCCGACGGGCGCGTTGCAAGTGGGCATCGACAAGGGCTTCTTCAAGGAAGAGGGCATCGAGGTCGAGGTCAAGATGGTCCAGGGCGGCGCTGCGGTGCTTCCCGGCGTCATGGCTGGAAACCCGCAGTTCTCCACGTCGAATGCGACCACGCTGCTGACCGCCCGTGACCGGGGCCTCGGTGTAAAGATCATCAGCCACTGGTCCTCGGACCGAAAGCCGCCACAGAAGGGCATGTACGGCGTGGTGGTACCGAAGGGGTCCGCCATCAAGTCGCTCACTGATCTTCAGGGCAAGAAGGTCGCCGTGAACACACTGCGCGGGCTGGGAGACTTCACCGTCGGTGAGGCCGTCCGCAAGGCAGGCGGCAACCCCGACAAGATCAACTTTGTGGAGCTGGCCTTCCCGGACATGTCGGCAGCGCTCAAGGGCGGTCATGTGAACGCCGTTTGGGTGCCCGAGCCGTTCCTTTCCCGACTGCTCAACGACGGATCGGGCAGACTCGTGGGATACACGACTCAAGAGTCGGTGCCCGGCCTCGCCTCGTACGTCTTCACCTCGGACAGGCTGCAGAAGTCCGATCCCAAGCTTGTGGCCGCCGTGACCCGAGCTCTCAACAAGACGCTCGAGTACGCCCAGGATCACACGGCAGAGGTCCAGTCGGCCGCAGCCAAGATCACCGATATCCCGAAGGCCACCCTCAAGGCCAGCGGCATGGAGTCCTTCGGTACGGACCTGCGCAAGCCGCAGCTCGAGGAGACCGCCAAGCTCATGCAGGAGCGTGGCTGGATCAAGAACGGCCCGAAGGCTGCCGCTGACGTCCTCCCCTGA
- a CDS encoding aldo/keto reductase gives MKYCQLGRSGLTVSRLCLGTLNFGPETSEEDSHTIMDRAHQLGLNHFDSSNVYGWKRGDGWTEQIIGRWFAQGRGRRERTVLGTKVYEPTSDWPNDGRLSARHIRQACDDSLRRLKTDYIDIYQMHHVDRNTPWDEIWEAMDVLRTQGKILYVGSSNFAGWHLAQAQDAATARSMLGLISEQSIYNLATRDIEREVIPAAQAYGIGVLAWSPLHRGMLAGVLRSEVAATRYKPEHLAKHRAQLEQYEALCDEIGAEPAQLALAWLLSRPGLTSPVIGPQSVKDLDSAVAALDIHLDDAVLTRLDEIFPGYLPAPEDYAW, from the coding sequence ATGAAGTACTGCCAGCTCGGTCGGTCGGGGCTCACGGTGAGCCGCCTGTGCCTGGGCACCTTGAACTTCGGTCCCGAGACGAGCGAGGAGGACAGCCACACAATCATGGACCGGGCCCACCAACTGGGGCTGAACCACTTCGACTCCTCCAACGTCTACGGGTGGAAGCGCGGCGACGGCTGGACGGAGCAGATCATCGGTCGTTGGTTCGCTCAGGGCAGGGGACGGCGGGAACGGACTGTACTCGGAACGAAGGTCTATGAGCCGACGAGCGACTGGCCCAACGACGGTCGGCTCTCGGCCCGTCACATCCGACAGGCATGCGACGACTCGCTCAGGCGGCTCAAGACCGACTACATCGACATCTACCAGATGCACCATGTCGACCGGAACACGCCCTGGGACGAGATCTGGGAGGCGATGGACGTCCTGCGGACCCAGGGCAAGATTCTGTACGTGGGCTCGTCGAATTTCGCGGGGTGGCATCTCGCACAGGCTCAGGACGCCGCCACAGCACGTTCGATGCTCGGCCTCATCAGTGAGCAGTCCATCTACAACCTCGCGACCCGCGACATCGAGCGCGAGGTGATACCCGCCGCCCAGGCGTACGGCATCGGGGTACTCGCGTGGTCTCCGCTGCACCGCGGGATGCTGGCCGGAGTGCTCCGGTCGGAGGTCGCCGCGACCCGGTACAAGCCCGAGCACCTCGCGAAGCACCGTGCCCAGCTGGAGCAGTACGAGGCGCTCTGCGACGAGATCGGCGCCGAGCCTGCCCAGTTGGCGCTCGCGTGGCTGCTTTCCCGCCCTGGGCTGACCTCCCCGGTGATCGGGCCGCAAAGCGTCAAGGACCTCGACAGTGCCGTCGCGGCGCTCGACATCCACCTCGACGACGCCGTCCTGACGCGGCTCGACGAGATATTTCCGGGTTACCTTCCGGCGCCGGAGGACTACGCCTGGTAA